GTGTGGAACGGGGGCTATTTCGACGTCGGACACCGGCTCATGCTCTTTGTCCGGGTCTGAGCCGCCCGCCGCCAAAAGACGGAGAAAATGCGATTTTCCGGAGCCGTTGGAGCCCAAGACGCCCACCCGGTCGCCAAACCAAATCTCGGTGGTGAACGGCTTCATGAGCCCGGTGAGTTCCAGCTTGGTGGCCACCACCGCGCGCTTGGCTGTGCGCCCGCCCTTCAAACGCATCTTCACGTTTTGTTCGATGGGCAGCGCCTCCGGCGGGCCTTTTTCCAGGAATTGCGCCAGGCGGGACTGGGCAGCCTGGTAACGGTTCGCCATATCGGAGCGGAACGCGGCCTTGGTCTTGTACATGATGACAAGTTCCTTAAGCTTGACGTGCTCCTCGTCCCAGCGCTTGCGCAACTCCTCAAAACGAGCGTTGCGGTCCTCACGGGCCTTCACATAGGACTCAAAGCCGCCACCGTGCGTCCAGCTGGAGGCGCCGTTGATGCCCGGCTCCAAGGTGACGATCCTGTCCGCGGCATTGGCCAGCAGCTCACGGTCGTGGCTGACGAACAGCACCGACTTGTCCGAGGCAGCCATCTTGGCCTCGAGCCAACGCTTTCCCGGCACGTCAAGGTAGTTATCCGGCTCATCGAGCAGCAGCAGCTCGTCCGGGCCGGAGAACAGCGCCTCCAGGACCAGGCGCTTTTGCTCGCCCCCGCTCAACGTCGCGGCCTTGCGGTACTGGGCCGTGTAAAAGTCCATACCCATGGCCGCCATGGTGACTTCGTCCCAGGTGGTTTCCATCTCGTAGCCGCCCACGTCACCCCAGTCGGCAATGGCTTGGGCGTAGGCCATCTGGCTCGGTTCGTCATCGCGCTCTAGCATGGCAAGTTCCGCGGTGTCAACCGCATTGCCGGCGGCTGCAATGGTCGCAGAAGACACGGACAACAGCAGGTCGCGCACGGTGCTCTCATCGCGCACCTGGCCCACAAACTGGCGCATCACGCCCATACTGCCCGAACGCGAAACAGCACCCTCATCGGCCTTGATATCCTGGCAGATGATGCGCAGAAGGGTCGTCTTGCCGGTGCCGTTGGGCCCGATCAAGGCTGTCTTGGTGCCGTCGGAGACGCGGAAGTTCACCCCGTTCAGCAGCTGCCGGCCGTCGGAGAGAAAATAGTCAATGTTTGCAACGTCAATATGTCCCACACCGTAATTCTGCCATCCTCTGCGCTCTCTGCCGAACGGTCGACGGCGACCCCCCGTGAACACAGCAGGTGGGTGGGCCCGCGTCTGTGAGGGGCCCGTTGCGAGCTTGCGTGTAACGCGAGCAGGTGGGGAAAACCCCACCCCACACTCACCGGCTGGCATGATGGTGCCAGGACTCCGCCGCGGCAAGGATTGATACATGACCCACACAGTTGCACCCATTGCGCCGAAGTCCTGGCTGATCACCCGCCCAGCCACCTGGCGCCAGATCGGAAGCGATCTGGCCTATATCCTGCCCGGGTTCTTTGTTTCACTTGCCTCGTTCACGGCACTTGTCACCTTGTTCACGCTGGGAATCTCCACACTTGTCATCTGGGTGGGCCTTCCCGTCCTGGTGGCGTGCCTGGCCGCAGCCCGCTGGTTTGCCGACGTCAACCGGGCGGCGCTCCGGCGCTGGGCCGGGGACATCCCTCCTGTCCACTAAAGGCAGCCACACAAATATTCCATTAGCGGAATGTTCAAGAACCTCGCGGATCCGCAGCTGTGGAAGGACTTCATCCACGGTGTCCTAGTCTCCTTCGCCTACCGCACAGCGTCCTTCAGCATTTCGCTCTCTATCCTGGCTGCGGCGTTTGGCGGCGTCACGCAATGGTTCTGGATGAGGTTCCTGCCCGCAGACAACACGACCCTGGCCGAACTCATTGGGCTGGACACCTTCCTTGGAGTCAGCCCAAACACGGCCGAGTCCATCTTCGGACTGGTCTACGGCGTCGTACTTCTGGTTCTTCTGCCCTTCATCACCCGCGGCCTCGCCGTCGCCGATGCCGCAACCTCCCGCGCTCTGCTCACCAACGAAAACGCCGCCCTGCGTGCCCGAAGCGCGGAGCTGGCCGCCAGCCGCGCCCAGGTGGTCTCGGAGGAAGCCAGCACACTTCGCAAAATTGAGAGGGACCTGCACGACGGCCCGCAGCAGCGCCTCATCCGCCTGCAAATGGATGTTGAGGCTGCACAGCGGCACCTGGTGAAAAACCCTGCGGCCGCACGCGAGCTGATGGACGGCGCCTTGGAGCAAAGCCGCGAGGCCCTGGCCGAGTTGCGTCAGCTGTCCCGGGGAATCGCTCCTCCCCTGCTTGCCGACCGGGGCCTGCGCGCCGCCACGGAGTCGCTGGCGGCAAGGTCAACAGTCCCCGTCGTGGTCACCGGGAACCTTGGACACGGTCACCGGATCGCTGAGGGCGCAGAGAATGCCGCCTACTTTGTTCTCTCGGAAGGGCTGGCCAACATCTCCAAGCATTCGGGGGCCACCAGCGCGTCAATCATGGTCCAGACAAGTCCCGGCGAGCTGTTCATTGAAGTGCTCGACGACGGCCGCGGCGGCGCCCACCTCGGCAAGGGCCACGGGCTGTCAGGTTTGCTGGACAGGCTCGCCGGGGTCGACGGCTCCTTGGAAATTACCAGTCCGAACGGTGGACCCACCGCCCTGCGCGTGAACATCCCGCTGTAGTGCATGACCTTCGGGCACCCGCGCCCTGGGCTCATGCGCCCGCCCAGCCGCGCACCGGGCGCTACGCTGGGTCCATGCGCGTCGTATTGGCTGAAGATTCTGTATTGCTCCGTGAGGGCCTTGTCCGCCTGCTGGAAGAAACTGGCGCGCAGGTGTGTGCGGCTGTTGGCGACGGACCCTCGCTAATGGCGGCGGTGGCCCACCATGTTCCTGACCTGCTCATCACCGACGTGCGCATGCCGCCGTCGCACCGGGATGAAGGGCTCAAGGGCGCTCTTGAAGTCCGCCGACGGTTCCCGTCCATCGCGGTTCTGGTGCTCTCCCAATATGTGGAGCTGAGCTACGCCACGGAATTGCTGGCTGGGGCCACTGCCGGGGGTGGCGTTGGCTACTTGTTGAAGGACAGGGTGGCTCGCTTTGAGGATTTCACCGACGCCATCGAGCGAGTGTCGGCGGGCTCCACCGTTATTGATCCCGAGGTGGTCAGCGCACTGCTGGCCAAGCGCAGCGTCGCTGACCCGGTCGACTCCCTCAGCCCCCGCGAGTCCGAGGTCCTGGCGCTGATGGCCCAGGGGCTGACCAACGCTGGTGTTGCCAAGACGCTGGTGGTCAGCGGTGGTGCCGTAGAAAAGCACATCAGTTCCATCTTTACCAAGCTTGGGCTGCACCCGAGCGGGGACGATCACCGCCGTGTCTTGGCCGTTCTAAGCTACCTGCAGTACCGTACGTCCTAGCCGCCAAGCAGCAACCTCACGGGGCTGGCGAGGATGTTGCCGTGGAACTCGCACTCCCGGGACCTGCCGTATCCGTCACGGTAGAAGTCTGGACCGGGGCTGTTGGATCCGGCACTGGTTCCGGCGTTGCCGGAGTGCTCGGGCTCGGCGACGGCGTCGGGCTGGGCGACGGCGTCGGCGTTGCCGGAGTGCTCGGCGTCGGGCTCGGCGTCGGGCTCGGGCTGGGCGACGGCGTTGCCGGAGTGCTCGGCGTCGGGCTCGGGCTCGGGCTGGGGGTTGCGCTGGTGGACTCCTTGGCGCCGGCTTCGTCGGCCGCAGCCTTGTCTTTCGCCGCCTGCTCATCCAGGGCCGCAAAACCTGGCATGGTGAAGTAGCTGGATGAGTTGCTGGTTGCTGACGGGGCATGCAAAATAGTGCCAACGGACGGGTTGAGGGCACTGATCATCAGGCCGTTGCCAATATAGATGCCTATGTGTGCCCAGTGGTTGGGTCCGTCAGGGTTTTGAACCACCAGGTCGCCGGGTTGGGGATTGTTGGTTTCAACCATGGGCCGCCATTGTTCCGTGCGCGGTAAACCAACCCCTGCCTGGGCGTAAGCCCACTGGACAAAACCCGAGCAGTCCCAACCATTCGCAAAACTCGTGCCGCCCCAAACGTAGTCGTGTCCCAGACCCTCATAGGCCGCTTCAAGGATGGCTTTGCGCACCTTTGAAATCAGGTCCGCGGAAAATTCCGGAATGTCACCGCGCATGGCGGTAACTGAACGTCCCAGGTGGGGAGTGTCGCCGTGGGGATCGGTCAGGTCAATGATCTGCGGGGGCGCTGGCTTGGTCGCGGATATCCCCAGGTTGGCGAACGAGATTCTCAAGCCCTGGCCAGATGCTGTCAGGGGGACAAAACCGGCGGGAACGGCAGGAGCGCTGCCTGAAATTAACGTGCCCTTATGTGCGGCTGCAGCGGTGTCAGCAACAGAGGTGCCCGCATAGCCGGCACCGACAAAGCCCCCGGAGGCCAGCAATGTGCAGGCAATAGCAAGACTCAGTTGGTAGTTACGCTGATTGCCTTGCGAAGTCGACACTAAGAGATCATCCGGCTTTCTTGCACTCGGTAGGACGAGCATACGCCGCGATCTGAGAATCGAACAGGGGTTCCTGGCAGCGGCGATGACCGGCTGGCAATCACCCGCCCGTGCGAATAATCCGCCGTTGGCTGGCCACGGCAATCGCCGCCGTCCGGTTGTCCACCCCCAACTTGTCGTAGATGTGTACCAAGTGGGTTTTGACGGTGGCTTCGGAGATGAAGAGCTGCTTGGAGATCGCCTTGTTGCTCATGCCGGTGGCCAGCAACTCCAGGAGTTCCACTTCCCGGGCGGAAAGCACGGGGGCCGGGTTGCGGATTCGCCCCAGAAGTCGGGCCGCAACTTCCGGCGCCAAGGCCGTTTGGCCGGCTGCGGCCGACTGGACGGCGGCGCGAATCTGCTCCGGCGGGGCGTCTTTGAGCATATACCCACTGGCCCCGGCTTCCACGGCCGCCAAAATATCGGCGTCGGTGTCATAGGTAGTCAGGATCAACACCGGTGGTGGTGACGGCATCGCCTTGATGGCCTTCGTAGCAGTGACGCCATCCATTCCGGCCCCCATCTGCAGGTCCATGAGCACCACATCCAGCGGCGCCCCCAACGTATGCAGCCGCTGAATTTCTTTCAGGGCTGCGCCCCCCTCGGGCGCCTCGGCCACCACCGTGAATCCCTCGAATTCGCTGAGCATGGCGCGCAGGCCGGCCCGCACCACCGGGTGGTCGTCCACAAGCAAGATCCGTATTTCCTTCATGCCGTGCCCCCTTTTTCATCAGTCATCTGACCTCCCAATGGAAGCCTAACCGCCACCACTGTCCCTTCGCCCGGGGCCGATTCAATCTCCAGGGTGCCGTTTTGGGCACTGACCCGCTCAGCCAGGGACTTCAGTCCAAACCCGCTCCCGTCAGATCTGGTGGCCACAGCGTTCGCCAGCGATTCAGGGTCAAATCCCCGACCGTCGTCGTATACGTCAAGGGCCACCTCCGTGCCCAGATACGCCAGGCTGACGACGGCGACACCCGCCTTTGCGTGCAGCCAGACATTCGCCAGGCTCGCCTGCGCGGCACGCAGCAAGGTGACATGGTAGGGCTGCGGCAGTTCGGCAGGTTCCCCGTCAAGACGGAAAGTACACACAAGGTTCACCCCCCGGGCGGCCGCCTCCAACTGTGTCTTTTCGCAGAGGCGGCGCAAGCTTTCCACTAGCGAGGTTCCCGCCAACGCCGGAGGAGTCAGCCCCCGCACAAAGTTCCGGGCCTCGGCCAGATTCTCCGACGACGTTGCCTCAATCATCACGATGGACTCCTTGGTGGAGTCCATATCCCCCGATTCCAAGGATCGCACCGCTGCCCGGGCCACCAAAATGATGGAGGAAAAACCCTGGGCGAGGGTGTCGTGGATTTCGCGGGCAAGGCGTGCCCGCTCAGCCAAAACGCCTGCCTCGTGTTGGGTGGCGGCCAGCTCGGTGCGGGTACGGCGCAGCTCGTCGGCGGCCCTGCGCTGATTCTCGCCTTCCACATAAAGCAGCCTGTACGCCTTGGAGGTGACGATGGCAAAGGCCACCCCAAAGACCGGGCCAAGGACCACCGGCAACGGCGGCACGGCGGCACCGGTGGCCAACCACTGTGCCACGATCACCCCGGCCGTCATGATCACAACGGCGACGATGCCAGCCCAGCGCGGCAGTAGGTGCAGGTGCAAAAAGAACAAGGGGAACACCATCCAGGAAAATTCCACCGACCACACCATGAGCACCGCCCATAGCGCTGTCACCAGGGCCAGCCACACATACGCATAGCGGAGCGGATCCTTGACCAGGGCGCCCGTGGAGAAGCGCTTTTCCGCCACGGTTCCCAGCAGATACACCACGGCCAGCACCAGGGCGAGGGCCAGGAACACGTAGCGGCCACCGCGATCAAGGTGGCTGGTTAGCACTCGGGTTATGGCCACGGCCAACAAAATGGCAAAACCAACGTGCAACGTCACCCGCAAAAATCGCAAGATGGCGTCACTGGTCACTGGCGGGGCATCCACGGCAGGCATCTCACAATCCTAGGCGCAGCGCCCGCATGCGCCTATCAACCAAAAGGTTGATCGAGCAATCAACCCTTGATCCCCCTCGGATCATCCATCCCTGCGATGGAAGCGGAGGGGTTCAAGGGGAAAGTAGAAGTAAGGCAAGTAGACCTGCCCCCCAGGGCCATATGAAAGAAGTTCGCACATGTTTCTCGCAATCCGAGACATCCGCTTTGCCAAGGGCCGTTTTGCCCTGATGGGTGCCGTCGTGGCGCTGATCAGCCTTTTGTTGGTGATGCTTTCGGGCCTGACTGCCGGGCTGGGCAACCAGTCGACCTCAGCCATCGCTGACTTGGGCAAAAGCGTGTCATCACCGGCCAGCCAGCTGGTCTTTGGAGCACCCGGCTCCAACGATCCCAAGGTGTCCTTCACCGAAAGCCAGGTCACCCAGAAGCAGACCGACACCTGGGCCGCAACGCCCGGCGTTGCCTCGGCCGTGCCGTTGGGTGTCAGCCAGACCCGTTTCCAGGGTGCAGGCGATACCAAGGGCACCACCAATGTTGCCGTGTTCGGCGTTGGTGCCGGCGGCGAGGCTGCCGGCATCACGCCGTCGCCCGTCACGGACGGGACTGTGGTCATTGGCGAAACTGTTGCCAAGGACCTCAAACTGGCGGTGGGCGACGCCGTCACCATGGGCGGCACCACCTTGAAGATCAGTGCCGTGGTGGCCGATCAGTGGTACTCCCACTCCTCAGTGGTCTGGACCACACTGCCCACCTGGACCGCGATGTCTCACCTCAGTGATCCGTTGCAGGTGGCCACGGTGGTTGCCGTGACGTACGACGCCGGAGTAAACGTTGACGCCGACGCCGCCAATGCTGCGGCTGGCACCGTAAGCACCACCCGCAGCGGTTCCTTTGCCGGTTTGGGCGGCTACAAGAGCGAAAACGGTTCGTTGATGATGATGCAGGCGTTCTTGTATGGGATCTCCGCGCTGGTGATCGTCGCCTTCTTGACCGTATGGACGGTCCAGCGCACCCGTGACATCGCCGTGCTGAAGGCCATGGGCGCTTCCTCCTCCTACTTACTCAAGGATGCTTTGACGCAGGCAGCCATCGTGCTGCTGGCCGGCGCCGTCTCCGGTGGCCTGGTGGGCGTGATTGGCGGCTTCTTCGCCGCTCAGGCCGCCCCGTTCCTGGTCACCCCGGCAACCACCATCTTGCCGGTGGTAGGCATTGTGGCCCTGGGCCTGGCTGGCGCCGCCCTGGCAGTCCGCAAGGTCACCCGCGTCGACGCCCTGATTGCCCTCGGCGGCAACTAGCCAGCGTAGGTCGAGCCTGGCGAGACCACCACCCTAGCCCCTTTTTGCTTCTGAATCTAAGGAAACCCCATGTCTGCACAGAATTCCTCTCCATCCCTCAGCCTTCTCAACGTCACCCTCGATTACCCTGATGGCGAGGGGACCATCACGGCACTGGACGCCGTGAACATGAACGTGCACGCCGGTGAAATCATCTCCTTGATTGGCCCGTCAGGATCGGGCAAGTCGAGCCTGCTCGCCGTTGCCGCCACGCTGGTCAAACCGACCAGTGGACTGATCTTCATCGATGGAATTGACACGCAAGGGCTCGGTGACAAGGAGCTGACTGCCCTGCGTCGCGACAAGGTGGGCATCATTTTCCAGCAGCCAAACCTGCTTGCTTCCCTCACGGCGGCCGAGCAGCTGATCATCAGCGATCACCTGCGCGGAAAGTCCTTGCGCGCTGCTGAAGCCAGGGCAGCCGAGCTGCTCGACGTCGTCGGGCTGGCCGACTGCGCCAAGAAGCGCCCCCACCAGCTTTCCGGTGGCCAGCGCCAGCGTGTCAACATCGCCCGGGCCTTGATGGGTGACCCCAAGGTGTTGCTGGTGGATGAGCCGACGGCGGCGCTGGACCACGAGCGCAGCGAGTCGATCGTGCGACTGCTGCGCAAGGTCACTGACGAGTTCTCCGTAGCCACTGTCATGGTCACCCACGACACCGAATTCGTGCCGCTGACCGATGCTGTCGCCACCATGCGCGACGGCGTGATGACGGCGGCTGTTCCCGCTATGCAATAACATGGGGGAAACCTCATTCTTGAGTCACTTGAAACGGAGCCACCTTCTCATGAAACGCGTCCTCGCCCTTGCTGGCAGCCTTCTCCTTGCCCTGACCATCTCCTCCTGTGGCGCTGCATCAGGTCCTGTCGGTACTTGGGGCGACGGCTACAACACTGACAAGCAGCCCTACTTGGAGATGGCCCTAGCCGCCGAGCAGGACAACGACCAGGCCGGTTATGTCACGGGCAGTGATGGGTGTAACCGGATCCAGGGGCAGTGGATGATGGCTGGCGGCGAGCTCACGTTCCCGCAGTTTGGGTCCACCCAGATGGCCTGTGAAGGCGTCGACACGTGGCTGTCCAAGGCCAAGGGTGCAACCCTGAGCGGGGATACCTTGACCATCACCGACGCCAACGGCGCAGTGATCGGCAAGCTGGATCGCCGAAACTAAATCACACGTCCAAGTCTCCGTTGAGGGGGCAGATCACCCCCGCACAGCGGGCGGTGATCTGCCCCCTCAACGGAGGGTGATCTGCCCCCTCAACGGTTTTAGCGGGTGTCGTCTCGTTCGCCACCCGCTACCCGCCACTGTTGGTGCCGCCAGGATCCTGGCGTTCGGCGGGCCAGAGTATCTCAACCCAGGACTTTGCCGTCGCCGTACTCGACGAGCCGGAAGGGCCCCGGCAGCTGCGGGAACGCTACACAGTGGCCAACTAGGAGGAGGCAGGTCCAAGGTGCGGGGCTGGCAGGCCAAAAGTGTGGCGCAAGGCAGACCGAGCCGCGAACCAGCCACCCATGCCATGCACGGCGGGGCCCGGAGGTGTCGCCGCGGAACCTAGATAAAGCCCCGGGGCAGGTGTCCGCCAGGGCTCCCGGGCTACCACGGGACGCTTGATTAATTGTTCCAGGGTCACTGCGCCGGAGCTGATGTCCCCGTCAATGTAGTTGGGGTTGTGCATGCCAACGTCTTCCGCCGTAGAAGTGTGAGTCTCCAGGATCAGCTCCCTGAATCCCGGAGCAAAGCGCTCCACCTGCGCGATGACCGCCTTGCTCCTGTCCCGGGTGGAGCCCGCCGGGACATGGGTGTAGGCCCAGAGTGTGTGCTGCCCGGCCGGTGCCCGGCTGGAATCCAGCACGCCCGGTTGCGAGGCCAGGACGTAGGGGGCCTCGGGATACCCGCCCGCGAGGACCTGGTTTTCCGCTTGGGCGATGGCCTCGCGGGACCCGCCAAGGTGCACGGTGGGGGCTCGGCGCAGCTCTTTATGGGTCCATGGCACCGGCCCGGACAGGGCAAAGTCAACCTTGCACACTCCGGCCCCGTACTTGAAGGATTCCAGTTTGCGTATATAACGATCCGGCAATTCATCCGTGCCGAGCCGGGCCAGGGCACGTGGGGTCAGGTCGCAAATGATGGCGCGGGCCCCGGTTTCGGCACGTAGTGCGGCAATGCTGGTGACAGGTGAATCCAGCACAATGGCGCCTCCGTGCTCCATCAGGTCCGCCGCCATGGCTTCCGCAATGGCCTGCGAACCGCCTCGGGGAACCGGCCAGCCGCCGCCATGCGCCAGGGCCCCCAGCAGGAGTCCGGCCCCTGAGGCGGCCACGCTTGGCAGCCGAGTAATGGCGTGGGCGGCAACGCCGGTAAGCATGGCCGGGGCCATCTGCTCGCGGAAGCGGAGTTTCCACGCCGGTGTGCCCTGTTCCAAGGCGCGCAGTCCGTAACTGACAGCGGCCAGCGGGTCCCGCGGGAACCTGACAAGGTTGTTTTGGGTGAAGTCGATGACACCGTCGATCCGGTCCAGCAACGGTTCCATCAGGGAACGCCAGGCACGTCCGTCCACGCCCAGGGCCTCCACTGTGTGGTCGAGGTCGCGGTAGGCGATCCCGGCCCTACCGCCGTCGAGCGGGTGGCCGTAGGAAATTTCAGGCACCAGCAGCTCAATGCGGTCAGCAAGCCCAAAAGCACGGAAGAACGGCGAGGCCAGTGCCATGGGATGCACGGCCGAACAAACGTCATGCCGGAATCCGGGCAGCGTCAGTTCGGCGGTGCGCGTGCCACCCCCTGCGCTGCCCGCCGCCTCGTGGACCACCACGGACAAACCGGCTCTCGCCATGGTCAGCGCTGCCGCCAAACCATTGGGTCCCGAACCCACCACCGCCACGTCAACCATGCGTGGGCTGTTCCCGTGTGGACTCCGTGGCGGCGTCCACGATCGTGGTCCCGTGGCTTGGCCGCAGCGCGCCAAGCTGGGGATCGTCCACACCGGCGCGTCGGATCACATCATGTTCCGGGTGCAGCATGTCCCGAATCGTCAGGCCAATGATGGTGCAGGTGGCGATGGCGCTGAGCGCCGCCGCCAAGATGAAGTAGGGCGTGTCAATGGCGTGTGTATCGGCAATATTGCCCAAGTGCTTGCTTTGAAACAGCATCAACGCAATGAAGTGTGTCACGAGCGCCGCCTGCCACAGCAACACCGCGCGCCAACGTGGCAATGCCAAAGCAAGCAAGGGCAGCAGCCAGATGGCGTCCCCCGGCTGCGAGAATTTCCCAACAACCATCAAGCCCGCCACCGCCACCACGGCCAGTGAGGCTACCCGCGGCCGGCGCGGCGTGTAAAGCCCCAACACCACCACGGCCAGCACCAACAACACCACAAGGATCCCGGCCAGAGCATTCACGGCATCCAGGGTCATGGGCGGCACGCCGATGCGGCCGGCAATCAAGTTGTAGCCGCCATAGAGGGAGGAATCCGTGGGGGGCTCAGCCATGATCTGTGCCAGGTAACCACCCCATGCAGACGGATTGATAATCAGGATCGGGGTGAGGACCAGCAGCCATGCAATGCCCGCTGCGAGGAGCGCTTCAACTGCTGGCAGTATGGTTCGGGTCCGGACGCCAAGGACCACCAGGACCAGCAGGATCAGCAGCGCGTACGGTGCCACCATGGCCGCAAACCCCAGGAATAGCCCGGCCACAATGGTACGACGCCGGGCAAAGGAGTAAATGCCTAGGCTCACCAACCCGGCAGCCCAGAAGTCCCAACTGACATAGGCGGTCAGCAGGAGCAACGGACTGGCGGCCACTAACGCCGCATCCCACGGACGCCGGGCGGCAGTTCTTGCCACCACCACAACGGTGAGGATCCATACAGCGGCAATCAATGCCGCGTTGATGTCAAAGAAGGCCAACTGCTGAAGTGTCTGTGCACCCACCGCGCGGGCCATCCAGGCTGTGACGCCGGCAATCATGCCCGTCAGAGGGGGGTAGTCAAAGGTGGAGCCGGGGCTGAAGAAGGGGAAGAGTGTGCCGAGTTTGTTCTCTGCCAGGGAGTTGGGGAATACTGACCAGCACACGGTGGAGTACTGATCAGGGGTGGTCCAGCCGGTTTGGCGGCAATGGAACTTGGCCATCACGGCAATGATCCCCGAAACGGCGGCCATCAGAATCAGTACCCGTTCCACCGAGAAGAACCCTGGATCAGTTCGCCCAGGGGCGGTCCGCCAGCCCAAGGGGCCGCCAATGGGTTCGGTCATGGTCCGCAGCAACGGATCGCTGCGCGACGGCACAACAATTTGGTGCCTGTGGTGGTGCCTCGAGGCAACTGACTCCCGCATGTTACGAGCCTACCGGCTGATCCCGGCACTCCATGGATTGGGTCCGATAACTGACACCCGGGCGGTCGCCTTCAGTGTGCAGGCGAAAATGAAACAGCCCGCGCTGTGCAGCGCGGGCAGTTCACCGTTGGCGGTGGCACCTGCAGTGGGGACACCGTGTTGGGGGCCTGGGTTCTGTGAATGAGTAATGATCATCCTCTGGCCTCCTTTCGCATTGACTTTCACGTTGGACAAGGAGGATTTAGCGAATGTTGAACAGATCGACTCGCATGATTTGCTCCTGTGTCCGGCTCCGCATCTCATCGAACTTCTGCTGGTTCACCGGCGCGAAGAACACCCTTCTCAGTGACGTCGCCCTGACCGGCCAGGATGATTCTGATTTCACTTTTTCACCCCCTTCCATTCTATTGAAAATTGATAAACTTTTCCTATTTTTGGCGCGACAAATAAGGCCATTGTTTCCCTGCGGATTTGGAGCATTATGAGAGCACAAAAAGGCGCGAGTGATTTTGTGCATAGGTGTCTGGGCTACCGAAGAGTCGGCACAAATTCCGTGCCGAACTGATGATTACTTCGAGATTGCCTTAGCTGACAGGCGTGGCGATGGACAATAACCTTGTGCGGTTATGATGCCTTGC
This region of Arthrobacter alpinus genomic DNA includes:
- a CDS encoding ABC-F family ATP-binding cassette domain-containing protein, with protein sequence MGHIDVANIDYFLSDGRQLLNGVNFRVSDGTKTALIGPNGTGKTTLLRIICQDIKADEGAVSRSGSMGVMRQFVGQVRDESTVRDLLLSVSSATIAAAGNAVDTAELAMLERDDEPSQMAYAQAIADWGDVGGYEMETTWDEVTMAAMGMDFYTAQYRKAATLSGGEQKRLVLEALFSGPDELLLLDEPDNYLDVPGKRWLEAKMAASDKSVLFVSHDRELLANAADRIVTLEPGINGASSWTHGGGFESYVKAREDRNARFEELRKRWDEEHVKLKELVIMYKTKAAFRSDMANRYQAAQSRLAQFLEKGPPEALPIEQNVKMRLKGGRTAKRAVVATKLELTGLMKPFTTEIWFGDRVGVLGSNGSGKSHFLRLLAAGGSDPDKEHEPVSDVEIAPVPHEGSAKLGARIRPGFFAQTHARPDLLTRTLLDILHRGDEHRSGLGREAAASVLDRYGLASSSEQKYDSLSGGQQARFQILLLELSGATLLLLDEPTDNLDLHSAEALEKAIDSFEGTVLAVTHDRWFARSFDRFLVFGSDGKVYESEEPVWDEKRVERAR
- a CDS encoding META domain-containing protein, which gives rise to MKRVLALAGSLLLALTISSCGAASGPVGTWGDGYNTDKQPYLEMALAAEQDNDQAGYVTGSDGCNRIQGQWMMAGGELTFPQFGSTQMACEGVDTWLSKAKGATLSGDTLTITDANGAVIGKLDRRN
- a CDS encoding C40 family peptidase; the protein is MSTSQGNQRNYQLSLAIACTLLASGGFVGAGYAGTSVADTAAAAHKGTLISGSAPAVPAGFVPLTASGQGLRISFANLGISATKPAPPQIIDLTDPHGDTPHLGRSVTAMRGDIPEFSADLISKVRKAILEAAYEGLGHDYVWGGTSFANGWDCSGFVQWAYAQAGVGLPRTEQWRPMVETNNPQPGDLVVQNPDGPNHWAHIGIYIGNGLMISALNPSVGTILHAPSATSNSSSYFTMPGFAALDEQAAKDKAAADEAGAKESTSATPSPSPSPTPSTPATPSPSPSPTPSPTPSTPATPTPSPSPTPSPSPSTPATPEPVPDPTAPVQTSTVTDTAGPGSASSTATSSPAP
- a CDS encoding response regulator, which gives rise to MKEIRILLVDDHPVVRAGLRAMLSEFEGFTVVAEAPEGGAALKEIQRLHTLGAPLDVVLMDLQMGAGMDGVTATKAIKAMPSPPPVLILTTYDTDADILAAVEAGASGYMLKDAPPEQIRAAVQSAAAGQTALAPEVAARLLGRIRNPAPVLSAREVELLELLATGMSNKAISKQLFISEATVKTHLVHIYDKLGVDNRTAAIAVASQRRIIRTGG
- a CDS encoding ABC transporter permease, which translates into the protein MFLAIRDIRFAKGRFALMGAVVALISLLLVMLSGLTAGLGNQSTSAIADLGKSVSSPASQLVFGAPGSNDPKVSFTESQVTQKQTDTWAATPGVASAVPLGVSQTRFQGAGDTKGTTNVAVFGVGAGGEAAGITPSPVTDGTVVIGETVAKDLKLAVGDAVTMGGTTLKISAVVADQWYSHSSVVWTTLPTWTAMSHLSDPLQVATVVAVTYDAGVNVDADAANAAAGTVSTTRSGSFAGLGGYKSENGSLMMMQAFLYGISALVIVAFLTVWTVQRTRDIAVLKAMGASSSYLLKDALTQAAIVLLAGAVSGGLVGVIGGFFAAQAAPFLVTPATTILPVVGIVALGLAGAALAVRKVTRVDALIALGGN
- a CDS encoding response regulator transcription factor, whose amino-acid sequence is MRVVLAEDSVLLREGLVRLLEETGAQVCAAVGDGPSLMAAVAHHVPDLLITDVRMPPSHRDEGLKGALEVRRRFPSIAVLVLSQYVELSYATELLAGATAGGGVGYLLKDRVARFEDFTDAIERVSAGSTVIDPEVVSALLAKRSVADPVDSLSPRESEVLALMAQGLTNAGVAKTLVVSGGAVEKHISSIFTKLGLHPSGDDHRRVLAVLSYLQYRTS
- a CDS encoding sensor histidine kinase, with amino-acid sequence MDVEAAQRHLVKNPAAARELMDGALEQSREALAELRQLSRGIAPPLLADRGLRAATESLAARSTVPVVVTGNLGHGHRIAEGAENAAYFVLSEGLANISKHSGATSASIMVQTSPGELFIEVLDDGRGGAHLGKGHGLSGLLDRLAGVDGSLEITSPNGGPTALRVNIPL
- a CDS encoding sensor histidine kinase — its product is MPAVDAPPVTSDAILRFLRVTLHVGFAILLAVAITRVLTSHLDRGGRYVFLALALVLAVVYLLGTVAEKRFSTGALVKDPLRYAYVWLALVTALWAVLMVWSVEFSWMVFPLFFLHLHLLPRWAGIVAVVIMTAGVIVAQWLATGAAVPPLPVVLGPVFGVAFAIVTSKAYRLLYVEGENQRRAADELRRTRTELAATQHEAGVLAERARLAREIHDTLAQGFSSIILVARAAVRSLESGDMDSTKESIVMIEATSSENLAEARNFVRGLTPPALAGTSLVESLRRLCEKTQLEAAARGVNLVCTFRLDGEPAELPQPYHVTLLRAAQASLANVWLHAKAGVAVVSLAYLGTEVALDVYDDGRGFDPESLANAVATRSDGSGFGLKSLAERVSAQNGTLEIESAPGEGTVVAVRLPLGGQMTDEKGGTA
- a CDS encoding ABC transporter ATP-binding protein is translated as MSAQNSSPSLSLLNVTLDYPDGEGTITALDAVNMNVHAGEIISLIGPSGSGKSSLLAVAATLVKPTSGLIFIDGIDTQGLGDKELTALRRDKVGIIFQQPNLLASLTAAEQLIISDHLRGKSLRAAEARAAELLDVVGLADCAKKRPHQLSGGQRQRVNIARALMGDPKVLLVDEPTAALDHERSESIVRLLRKVTDEFSVATVMVTHDTEFVPLTDAVATMRDGVMTAAVPAMQ